The proteins below come from a single Parageobacillus toebii NBRC 107807 genomic window:
- a CDS encoding FAD-dependent monooxygenase encodes MSKVKSGRYPVLVVGAGPIGLTAALALRHLGLPAIVIEAEPKDRLRPGSRAIYFHKATLQHLEDIFPGLGYTFTKHGVVWPVKRTLFRGKEVYVKRYPSPDPKALPPFTSLPQVEAEKFLYQACLDAGVEFIWGTPVKDVRVDEQGVTVITESNEQWQCDYVIAADGARSTVRQSVGIEMEGPRTKDYFVVVDVREDETDPLPLERIFHYQHPAVDGRNVLYVPFAGGWRIDLQLLEGDDPEEFGSVEGVKKWLPKVMHPKYADRITWVSTYRFYQVVAKSFTDAHCRVLLAGEAAHLFAPFGARGMNSGVPDAIVAAKAIHVALHASTEEEAKEAIAVAAEERRIAARYNRDCAGIALEHIQGSSPMMNMKREVAASLAPILPRLGKWLDEGPYGPKSGPPQLSTKY; translated from the coding sequence GTGAGTAAGGTGAAATCAGGTCGATACCCTGTTCTTGTTGTTGGTGCTGGACCGATTGGGTTAACAGCAGCCTTGGCGTTACGTCATCTTGGCCTTCCAGCTATCGTCATTGAAGCAGAACCAAAGGATCGGCTTCGTCCAGGTAGTAGAGCTATTTATTTTCATAAAGCGACATTACAACATTTGGAGGATATTTTTCCAGGATTAGGATATACATTTACAAAACATGGAGTTGTTTGGCCAGTCAAGCGGACATTATTCCGTGGAAAAGAAGTGTATGTAAAACGCTATCCATCTCCCGATCCGAAAGCGCTTCCTCCGTTTACGAGTTTGCCGCAAGTAGAAGCGGAAAAGTTTCTTTATCAAGCTTGTCTAGATGCAGGAGTCGAATTCATATGGGGAACGCCAGTCAAAGATGTTCGAGTGGATGAGCAAGGAGTAACCGTGATTACTGAATCGAATGAACAATGGCAGTGTGACTATGTCATTGCCGCCGATGGAGCTCGTTCTACTGTCCGACAGTCGGTTGGAATTGAAATGGAAGGGCCGCGTACAAAAGACTACTTTGTTGTTGTCGATGTGAGAGAAGATGAAACAGATCCGCTACCGCTTGAGCGCATCTTCCATTATCAGCACCCAGCAGTGGATGGACGAAATGTTTTATATGTTCCGTTTGCAGGGGGGTGGCGTATTGATCTGCAACTATTAGAAGGAGACGATCCAGAGGAGTTTGGAAGTGTAGAAGGGGTAAAGAAATGGTTGCCAAAAGTGATGCATCCTAAATATGCTGATCGTATTACATGGGTGTCGACATACCGGTTTTATCAAGTGGTAGCAAAATCATTTACCGATGCTCATTGTCGCGTTCTTCTTGCTGGTGAAGCGGCACATCTGTTTGCGCCGTTTGGAGCGCGTGGGATGAATTCTGGGGTACCGGATGCGATTGTTGCTGCAAAAGCTATCCATGTTGCTCTCCACGCTTCTACCGAAGAAGAAGCGAAAGAGGCTATTGCTGTTGCCGCAGAAGAACGCCGTATAGCCGCGCGGTACAATCGTGATTGTGCCGGGATAGCGTTAGAGCATATTCAAGGCAGCTCTCCGATGATGAATATGAAACGAGAAGTAGCTGCTTCTTTAGCGCCAATTTTGCCGCGCTTAGGCAAATGGCTGGATGAGGGGCCATATGGTCCAAAATCGGGACCGCCTCAACTGTCGACAAAATATTAA
- a CDS encoding phenylacetate--CoA ligase family protein, whose amino-acid sequence MENGVTLQVRETELGLREYQLQKLNELLVFVSQFNEFYKEKFQHICLPIRTMEDFQKLPFTTKEELVEDQKMYPPFGRNHCYPETSYIRYHQTSGTSGKPLKILDTESSWKWWRDCWMEVLKSSGVTNRDRVFLAFSFGPFIGFWAAYEATKEAGALVITGGGQSSKERLYSMIENEATVLLCTPSYALHLAEVAGEMGIDLRHTAVRTIITAGEPGGSVSSTRKQIEKLWGAIVYDHVGMTEMGAYGYSCSEQKGIHVNEAQFLVEIIDPQTLQPVKEGERGELVLTNFSRYGYPLIRYRTRDMVIHSTVQCACGNPYKFLPGGIIGRVDDMVIIRGVNIFPSSIEAIVREFAEIKEFRIVYYTQNEMDQVKVQVETETDIEPLLADRLRERIGIRIEVERVAPGSLPRFTMKSKRVIDERDCKNQVG is encoded by the coding sequence ATGGAAAATGGAGTTACCTTACAAGTACGAGAAACAGAGTTAGGGTTACGTGAATATCAACTGCAGAAGCTTAATGAACTGCTAGTGTTTGTATCGCAATTTAATGAATTTTATAAAGAAAAATTTCAACATATCTGTTTGCCGATCAGAACGATGGAAGATTTTCAGAAGCTGCCGTTTACGACAAAAGAGGAATTAGTCGAGGATCAAAAAATGTATCCGCCATTTGGAAGAAACCATTGTTATCCAGAAACTAGTTATATTCGTTATCATCAGACATCTGGGACTTCGGGTAAACCCCTTAAAATTTTGGATACTGAAAGTAGCTGGAAATGGTGGAGAGATTGCTGGATGGAAGTATTGAAGTCAAGCGGAGTTACGAATCGGGATCGCGTTTTTCTTGCTTTCTCCTTTGGTCCGTTTATCGGTTTTTGGGCTGCTTATGAGGCAACAAAAGAGGCAGGAGCGCTTGTAATTACTGGCGGCGGACAGTCATCGAAAGAGAGATTGTACAGTATGATTGAAAATGAAGCTACTGTTCTACTATGTACACCTAGTTATGCATTGCATTTAGCGGAAGTAGCGGGGGAAATGGGAATCGACTTGCGCCATACAGCGGTTCGAACGATTATTACCGCAGGAGAACCTGGTGGATCAGTTTCTTCGACAAGAAAGCAAATAGAAAAATTGTGGGGAGCAATAGTGTATGACCACGTCGGGATGACGGAAATGGGGGCTTATGGATATTCTTGTTCTGAACAAAAAGGAATTCATGTCAATGAGGCTCAATTTTTAGTGGAGATTATTGATCCGCAAACACTGCAGCCAGTGAAAGAAGGAGAACGGGGAGAACTGGTGCTAACGAATTTCAGCCGCTACGGTTATCCGCTCATTCGTTACCGTACAAGGGATATGGTCATCCATTCTACTGTACAGTGCGCCTGTGGAAATCCATATAAATTTTTGCCTGGCGGTATTATCGGACGAGTAGATGATATGGTGATCATACGTGGAGTTAATATCTTCCCGTCATCCATTGAAGCAATTGTGCGGGAATTTGCAGAAATTAAGGAATTTCGCATCGTTTATTACACCCAAAATGAAATGGATCAAGTAAAGGTACAAGTAGAAACAGAAACGGATATTGAACCTTTATTGGCAGATCGCCTGCGGGAGCGAATCGGTATCCGAATAGAAGTGGAAAGAGTAGCGCCAGGTTCATTGCCTCGTTTTACTATGAAGTCCAAACGGGTTATTGATGAACGGGATTGTAAGAATCAAGTTGGTTGA
- a CDS encoding IclR family transcriptional regulator, whose product MEKYKERTTFSSLENALRLLNLFSMDETELSIANISKRLNIGKSTTHRLLQTLKSEGFIKKDPKTNLYSLGTSLLAMKKIILSRFSICQIAFPFLKELVNLSGESAHIATLWDTDIIYLNKLECDHPVRLLSYIGKRNPAFCTSSGQAILAYQSKDTIENVIKKGLTPFTSKTITSPQKFLEKLSRIKQQGYALSMEELHEGVASISAPIWNRNGEVRYSVSIAGPIQRINENSVPHLAQLVVKTAKLLSLKM is encoded by the coding sequence ATGGAGAAGTATAAAGAACGAACGACGTTTTCCTCTTTAGAAAACGCATTACGATTATTAAATCTTTTTTCGATGGATGAAACAGAATTAAGTATCGCGAATATTTCCAAAAGATTGAATATCGGGAAAAGTACAACCCATCGATTATTGCAAACTTTAAAAAGCGAAGGATTTATCAAAAAAGACCCTAAAACTAATCTCTATTCTCTTGGAACTTCATTGCTTGCGATGAAAAAAATTATCCTTTCCCGTTTCTCTATTTGTCAAATTGCTTTTCCTTTTTTAAAAGAACTCGTTAACCTGTCTGGAGAAAGCGCACATATCGCTACTTTATGGGACACCGATATTATTTATCTAAACAAGCTAGAATGTGACCATCCTGTTCGGTTGCTTTCCTACATTGGCAAGAGAAATCCAGCTTTCTGCACTAGCTCCGGCCAAGCAATTCTTGCCTACCAGTCAAAAGACACCATCGAAAATGTCATAAAAAAAGGACTTACTCCATTTACATCCAAAACGATTACCTCACCTCAGAAATTTCTTGAAAAACTCTCTCGAATCAAACAACAAGGATATGCACTCAGCATGGAAGAATTACATGAAGGTGTTGCATCGATCAGTGCACCGATTTGGAATCGCAATGGCGAAGTACGTTATTCTGTTTCTATCGCCGGACCTATACAACGAATCAATGAGAACTCCGTTCCTCATTTGGCACAACTAGTCGTTAAAACGGCAAAATTGCTATCTCTAAAAATGTGA
- a CDS encoding IclR family transcriptional regulator, with protein MENYEYMLTSVKNGLRILRLFSIDTPELGITDISIRLGLHKTTVHRLIKTLEKEGFIEKNPKTRKYRLGISLLNLSGIIDIYTEIYREAIPVLESLTHNLGEAAHLSVLEGANTVYLYKIQCKHPVRLLSHIGKNNPCSCTSSGKVILAFQTKEMIDYVISQGLPKCGPNSITDPDQFRNNLADIRNKGYAVCIDELHEGVTSIAAPIRDYSGDVVAAVSVVGPNQRITPAAIPRFVEYVCRAGEEISRLLGYYDD; from the coding sequence ATGGAAAATTATGAATATATGCTGACGTCCGTAAAAAACGGACTGCGAATTTTACGGCTATTTTCAATAGACACTCCCGAATTAGGCATTACGGATATTTCTATACGCTTAGGTTTACATAAAACTACTGTCCACCGTCTTATAAAAACGTTAGAAAAAGAAGGCTTTATCGAGAAAAACCCAAAAACACGTAAATATCGTCTCGGAATTTCTCTTTTAAATTTAAGCGGCATTATTGATATCTACACAGAAATTTACAGAGAAGCAATCCCTGTATTAGAATCCCTCACTCACAATCTAGGGGAAGCTGCTCATCTATCTGTATTAGAAGGAGCCAATACCGTTTACCTTTACAAAATTCAATGCAAACATCCCGTGCGTTTATTATCCCATATCGGAAAAAACAATCCTTGTTCCTGCACGAGCTCCGGAAAAGTAATTTTAGCTTTTCAAACAAAAGAAATGATCGATTATGTGATTAGCCAAGGATTGCCAAAGTGTGGCCCTAATTCCATTACCGATCCCGATCAATTTCGCAACAACTTAGCAGATATCCGCAATAAAGGCTACGCAGTCTGCATTGACGAGCTGCATGAAGGAGTAACAAGCATTGCCGCCCCGATTCGTGATTATTCGGGAGATGTCGTTGCTGCTGTCAGTGTGGTCGGCCCAAATCAGCGGATTACTCCTGCTGCTATTCCGCGTTTTGTAGAATACGTTTGTCGAGCAGGAGAAGAAATTTCTCGATTGCTTGGATATTACGATGACTAG
- a CDS encoding MFS transporter has protein sequence MGGFLADKVGHKKVLVSMYALGALCFIALALTSNVIALYLLVALGGACTVGTQNLANPYISEYYPKEARATGIGWALGVGRIGAILAPTLIGILLATGIAPQKAFMFFAIPSVVGALALICVQEKFASFDKVVRRDHKDMAIPRQLHM, from the coding sequence ATAGGAGGCTTTCTAGCTGATAAGGTGGGACATAAAAAAGTGCTTGTCTCGATGTATGCGTTAGGAGCATTATGTTTTATTGCGTTAGCACTTACTTCGAACGTAATCGCCCTCTACTTGCTTGTGGCGTTGGGTGGCGCTTGTACAGTCGGCACACAAAATCTTGCAAATCCTTACATTTCGGAATATTACCCGAAGGAAGCACGAGCGACAGGAATTGGATGGGCATTGGGTGTCGGCCGCATCGGAGCCATTTTAGCACCTACATTAATAGGGATATTGTTAGCTACTGGGATTGCCCCACAAAAAGCATTTATGTTTTTCGCTATTCCAAGTGTAGTTGGAGCGTTGGCACTTATTTGTGTACAAGAGAAATTTGCAAGTTTTGACAAGGTTGTTCGACGCGATCATAAGGACATGGCAATACCTAGACAACTTCATATGTAA
- a CDS encoding acyl-CoA thioesterase, translating to MKKIEYRFQVQWGYTDAAGIVFYPNFYKWMDEATHHFFAELGYPTTALFEQKIGLPILEAKCQFRSPLLFGDEVRVCSTITELRDKVFQIVHEFYKHETVAAAGYETRAWASFADGRPKAVPIPAEVKRVLAERQPSHSAVFQTE from the coding sequence ATGAAAAAAATCGAGTACCGTTTTCAAGTGCAATGGGGATACACAGATGCGGCGGGAATCGTCTTTTACCCGAATTTTTATAAATGGATGGACGAAGCGACGCACCACTTTTTTGCCGAACTCGGTTACCCGACAACGGCGCTTTTTGAACAAAAGATAGGGTTGCCGATTTTGGAAGCCAAATGCCAATTTCGCTCTCCGCTATTGTTTGGCGATGAAGTCCGTGTTTGCTCAACGATCACGGAATTGCGGGATAAAGTGTTTCAAATTGTCCATGAGTTTTATAAACATGAAACGGTTGCTGCTGCCGGATATGAGACGAGAGCATGGGCATCATTTGCCGACGGAAGGCCAAAGGCTGTCCCGATTCCGGCAGAGGTGAAACGGGTGTTGGCCGAGCGGCAGCCGTCCCATTCGGCGGTGTTTCAGACGGAGTAA